A portion of the Hoplias malabaricus isolate fHopMal1 chromosome 1, fHopMal1.hap1, whole genome shotgun sequence genome contains these proteins:
- the ckmb gene encoding creatine kinase, muscle b, with translation MTKNCHNDYKMKFSLEEEYPDLSLHNNHMAKAMTKDIYNKLRSKSTPSGFTLDDIIQTGVDNPGHPFIMTVGCVAGDEESYEVFKDLLDPVISDRHGGYKPTDKHVTDLNWENLKGGDDLDPNYVLSSRVRTGRSIKGFTLPPHNSRGERRAVEKLSIEALTSLDGEFKGKYYPLKDMTDKEQEQLIADHFLFDKPVSPLLLAAGMARDWPDARGIWHNDNKTFLVWVNEEDHLRVISMQLGGNMKEVFRRFCVGLQKIEEIFKKHNHGFMWNEHLGFILTCPSNLGTGLRGGVHVKLPKLSTHAKFEEILNRLRLQKRGTGGVDTASVGGVFDISNADRLGSSEVQQVQLVVDGVKLMVEMEKKLEKGESIDDMIPAQK, from the exons ATGACTAAGAACTGCCACAACGACTACAAAATGAAGTTCTCTTTGGAGGAGGAGTACCCTGACCTCTCCCTGCACAACAACCACATGGCCAAGGCAATGACCAAGGACATCTACAACAAGCTGAGGAGCAAGTCTACCCCTAGTGGCTTCACTCTGGATGATATCATCCAGACTGGTGTGGACAACCCTG GTCACCCCTTCATCATGACTGTGGGCTGTGTTGCTGGTGATGAAGAGTCCTATGAGGTTTTCAAGGATCTCCTTGACCCTGTCATCTCTGACCGTCACGGTGGCTACAAGCCCACAGACAAGCACGTCACTGATCTGAACTGGGAGAACCTCAAG GGTGGTGATGATCTTGACCCCAACTACGTTCTGAGCAGCCGTGTGCGTACTGGCCGCAGCATCAAGGGATTTACCTTGCCCCCCCATAACAGCCGTGGCGAGCGCAGAGCTGTGGAGAAGCTGTCCATTGAGG CTCTGACCAGCCTGGACGGTGAGTTCAAGGGCAAGTACTACCCCCTGAAGGACATGACTGACAAGGAGCAGGAGCAGCTGATCGCTGACCACTTCCTGTTTGACAAGCCTGTCTCCCCCCTTCTGTTGGCTGCTGGTATGGCCCGTGACTGGCCCGATGCAAGAGGAATCTGGCACAACGACAACAAGACCTTCTTGGTCTGGGTAAACGAGGAGGACCATCTGCGTGTCATCTCCATGCAGTTGGGTGGCAACATGAAGGAGGTCTTCAGGAGGTTCTGCGTTGGTCTGCAGAAG ATTGAGGAGATCTTCAAGAAGCACAACCACGGATTCATGTGGAACGAGCATCTTGGTTTCATCCTCACCTGCCCATCTAACCTGGGTACTGGTCTTCGTGGTGGTGTGCACGTCAAGCTGCCCAAGCTCAGCACACATGCAAAGTTTGAGGAAATCCTGAACAGACTCCGCCTGCAGAAGCGTGGCACAG GTGGTGTGGACACTGCCTCTGTCGGTGGCGTATTCGACATCTCCAATGCTGACCGTCTGGGTTCCTCTGAAGTTCAGCAGGTGCAGCTTGTGGTTGATGGTGTCAAGCTCATGGTTGAGATGGAGAAGAAGCTGGAGAAGGGCGAGTCTATTGATGACATGATCCCTGCCCAGAAGTAA